One Mycobacterium sp. 050128 genomic window, ATGACCGGCTGGCTGCAAGGCAAACGCGCTCTGATCGTCGGCGCAGGCTCAGGAATCGGTCGGGCAACACTAGACGCCTTCCACACAGAAGGCGCACGCGTAGCCGTACTCGACCACGACGAAAACAAATGCGCAGCCCTGCGACAGCAACTTCCCGACACCCCGGTAATCGTCGGCGACGCGACCACCCGCGCCGCCAACGACGAAGCCGTCAAAGTCGCGGTAGAAACCTTCGGCGGGTTAGACACCCTAGTGAACTGCGTCGGAGCCTTCGATTTCTATCAGGGCATTCAAGACATCCCCACCAGCCGCATCGAGCAGGCATTCCAGGAGATGTTCCGGATTAACGTCCTTAGCCACATCCAATCAGTCAAGGCGGCACTTCCAGCGCTTCTGGAAGAGGCCGGCGCATCGATCGTGCTCACCGAATCCACATCCTCCTACCAGCCCGGACGCGGCGGCCTGCTCTACGTGTCATCGAAGTACGCCGTCCGTGGTCTGGTCAGCACGCTTGCGTACGAACTCGCTCCTAGGGTTCGGGTTAACGGCGTGGCGCCAGGAGGCACATTGAACACCGATCTGCGTGGCCTGGACAGCCTCGGACTCGGCGCTCGCCGCTTAGATGCCAACCCGAACCGGGCGCGCGAGCTAGCGGCCCGAACGCCCCTCGGGGTGGCTCTGTCTGGTGAAGACCACGCCTGGAGCTTCGTCTTCTTCGCCTCTGATAGGTCACGCGGAATCACTGGAGGTTCAAGCCATTCCGACGGTGGGTTCGGATTGGGTGTAGCCAAACCCACCAAAACCTGAAACCCGACAGTTCGTGCTAGAGAGGAGATGGCAAATGGCCGTTCACGGAGTCATCAAAGCCGACCGGAAGTTATGCCAGGGATACGCCAACTGTGTTATGGCCGCGGAAGATTATTTCGACATAGATGACACCGGCCTCGTGGACGTACGTAAGACTGAGGTTCCCGCGGCGGACAGGACTCGGGTCGACGAGGCCGCGCGTAGCTGTCCCGTCGCCGCCCTGGAGGTGGTGGACGAATGCGGTCCAGAGTCGTCATAGTCGGCACCTCGGTGGGAGGTGTTCGCACCGCCCAGGCACTGCGATCAGAAGGATACGACGGGGACATCATCTTGGTCGGCGAAGAGACAACACTCCCGTACGACAAGCCGCCGTTGTCGAAGGCCTTGCTCGCCGGCACTACCAACGTCGCAGCCGTGACATTACTCACCGAGGAGGCAGCCGCCGCTGCCGACATCCGGCTTCTGCTCGGCCACCGGGCTGTGCGAGTAGACGCCGCAGCGTGCCAGGTGGCGTTCGCCGGCCATGAGCCGCTGAACTACGACCACCTAGTGGTTGCCACCGGCGCCAGTGCACGACCGTCCCCGTGGGGACAACGGCCCGGGATCCATCTGCTT contains:
- the hcaB gene encoding 3-(cis-5,6-dihydroxycyclohexa-1,3-dien-1-yl)propanoate dehydrogenase; translation: MTGWLQGKRALIVGAGSGIGRATLDAFHTEGARVAVLDHDENKCAALRQQLPDTPVIVGDATTRAANDEAVKVAVETFGGLDTLVNCVGAFDFYQGIQDIPTSRIEQAFQEMFRINVLSHIQSVKAALPALLEEAGASIVLTESTSSYQPGRGGLLYVSSKYAVRGLVSTLAYELAPRVRVNGVAPGGTLNTDLRGLDSLGLGARRLDANPNRARELAARTPLGVALSGEDHAWSFVFFASDRSRGITGGSSHSDGGFGLGVAKPTKT
- a CDS encoding ferredoxin — its product is MAVHGVIKADRKLCQGYANCVMAAEDYFDIDDTGLVDVRKTEVPAADRTRVDEAARSCPVAALEVVDECGPESS